The sequence below is a genomic window from Gemmatimonadales bacterium.
CAATGGGGCGGGGGCGGAGCCGACTGTGTGCTTGTCGGCGGAGCCCCCGCCCCATTGCTGCGCCGCGACCCCACAGCGATCTCTTCAGGCCGCCCGTCCGCCCGTCCGCTTGCGCCCCCCATCACCGCAGCACAGCCTCGGCCGCCCCCACTCTGCACGATGCTCGTGCTGCTCGTCTTCACCCTCGCGCTGCTCGGCGCCGTGCTGCTCTCGAGCCGGGCATCGCGCACCGCCCTTTCGACGGCGCTCGTCATGCTCGTCGTCGGCTACCTCGTAGGGCCCGGCGGACTCGGGCTGGTGGCGCTCGATCCGCGGCTTCCGATCGTAGCCCAGGTGGCCGAGCTGGCGCTCTTCAGCACGCTGCTCTCGGAGGGCCTCGGGGTCGACATCAAGGAGCTCCGGTCGGACTGGCACCCGGCCGGCCGCGCTCTCTTCGTGGGGCTCCCGCTCACCATGCTCTTTGCCGCGCTCATCGCGCACGGCCTGCTCGGCATCTCGTGGCGCACCGCCTGGCTGCTCGGCGCCGTGCTCGCACCCACCGATCCGGTGTTCGCGGCGGGGCTGGTGCGGCGGAAGGGCGTGTCGCCGGCGCTCAGGCGGCTGCTCAACGTAGAGAGCGGGTTCAATGACGGGCTAGCGCTTCCGGTGGTGCTCGCGCTGCTCCCGCACCCGGGTGAGGGGCCGGATGCGGCCGGCCTCCTTCTCCCGCTTGGCGGCGGCATCGCGCTCGGCGTGGTGCTGCCCTGGGTGATGCACCGGGTGGAGCAGTTCAAGCTCTTCGGGATCGAGCCGGAATACCGGGCCACGGCGGGATTCGGCTTCGGGCTCCTGGTGTACGTGGTCGCCCGGCTCACCCGGGCCAATTCGTTTCTCGCGGCGTTTTCCGCCGGCATCACCGCGCGCACGGTCCGGCCCGAGCTGTCGGATGCGTTCCGCGGCTACATCGAGGGCACGGCCGACCTGCTCAAGTTCGCCGGCATCTTCGTGTTCGGCGCGCTGCTTTCGCCGTCGTGGCTCTTCGGCGTATCGGTGTGGGCGTACGTTTTCGCGGTGCTCATGCTCGTCGCGGTGCGTCCGGTGGCCATCGCGATCGCGCTCATCGGCAGTGAGCTCGATGCGCGCGAGCGCGCGGTGGCCGCGTGGTTCGGACCCAAGGGGTTCTCCTCCGTGCTCTACGCGACGCTCGTGGTCGCGGCGGCGCCCGCGGGCGGCCTCAGGTTCTTCGAGCTGGCGGCGCTGGTCGTGACGCTTTCGATCGTGGCGCACTCGTCCACCGACGTGCTGGCGGCTCGATGGCTCGGGCGGGCCGAATCCGCGGGTGACGCCGCTCACCGCATGCCGGCGGCGGCCGGACGTAGCTGACGATGCAGAATTGATAGCGTCGACCGGCGTGGACGTCAGCATGAAGCAATGGAGGAGTGAGATGATGAAGGGGAGAACGGTGACGGCGCGGTGTGCGCTCGCGGCGGGATTGGCACTTGTCGTGGCGGCCTGCTCCGGTCCGGCGGGAGATCGGGGTGCGCGCGAAACCGGCGCGGGTGCCGCGCCCGGTGATTCGGCGGCGACGCACCCGCAGACGATCGCGGACATCGGGCTCGCGAGCCCGGAGACGGTGCTCTACGACGCGGTGGAGGATGTGTATCTCGTCTCCAACATCAACGGCGACGCGAGTGCGGCGGACGGCAATGGTTTCATCAGCAAGCTGGCGCCCGATGGTCACGTGCTCACGCTCAAGTGGATCGAGGGCGGGAAGAACGGCGCCACGTTGAATGGGCCCAAGGGGATGATCTATCTCGGCGACACGCTTTTCGTGGCGGACGTCGACGCGGTGCGGCTCTTCAACCTCAGGAGCGGCGCGCCGATGGGCGAGCGGCCGATGCCCGGGCGGGTCGGCCTCAACGATCTCGCGATCGGCTCCGATGGCCGCGTGTACGTCACCGACCTCGGCCCCGACTCGGCAACGGCGGCGCCCGCCCCCAAGCGAGGCAAGGCGCGCCGGGGCGAGGCCCGGACCGAGCAACCGGGTGGCGCGGTGCTCCGGCTCGAAGCCAAGGGCGGAACGCCGATCGCTGAAGGGCCGAACCTTGAGCGCCCGGACGGCATCGTGGGCGGCTCGGGCAAACTCTTCGTGGCGCCGTTCGGCGGGAGCGACATCTATCAGCTCCCACTGCCGCCCGTCCGGCGCGGGGCCGACTCGACCCGGTCGCCGGCCGCCGCCGACTCCGCGCCCGCAGGCGCGGACACGACGGCGGGCGGCCCAACGCGCGTGGCACAGGTCCCCACCGGCACGCTGGACGGCCTGCTGCGGCTCGCCGACGGCGCCATGCTCGTCACGAGCTGGCAGGGATCGGCGGTGTACCGGATCGCGGAGGGCGGCAAGGTCGACACGCTCGCTACCGGCATCGACTCGCCGGCGCAGATGGGGCTCGACACCAGGCGCGGCCGGCTGCTCGTTCCGTCGCTCCGGAAGAACGCAATCGTAGTGCTGCCGCTGCCCGAATCGGAGCGACGCGGAATCACCTGACGCGGAGCCGGCGCGCGGCGGCGGTAATTCGGGGCTGTGACGTTCGTCACCGCTCCACCGGCCGGTCCGATGCTACTCAGGGTGCTGGTACTCATGGCAACCCATGCATCGCCGCATCGGTGGACCCGTGATCGCTCGCGTTCGCGCAGTCGGTGTGGTTTCCCTCGTCACGACGCTCGTGATTGCCGCGGGCTGCGGGCGTCGCGACGCCAATCGAGACGTCGACGTTGCCGTTGCCGGAAGCGACTCGGGTGCTGCCGGCGACACCGGGAACGCGGCAAAGGCGTCGGCGGCCGGCGATAAGACCGCCGCGGGCGCCGATGCCGCGCTCCGCGCCGCGATGGGCAAGCCCGAGAGCTGGCCCTCCTACGGCCGCGACTACACCAACCAGCGCTACTCACCGCTCGGCCAGATCACCGCCGCCAACGTCGGCGGCCTCACGCTCGCGTGGCGTTATCACACCGGCATCCCGCACGCGTTCGAGGCGAGCCCCGTCGTGATGGACGGCGTCATGTACGTCTCGACGCCGCTCAACCACGTGGTGGCCCTCGACGCGCGCACCGGCGAGAAGCGCTGGGAGTTTGCCGACACGCTCTCCACCACGATCCACTGCTGCGGCGCCGTGAACCGCGGGGTGGCGGTGTACGGCGGGCGGGTGTACATGGGCACGCTCGACGGCCGCCTCGTGGCGCTCGACGCGCGGACGGGTCGAAAGCAGTGGGACGTGGTGGTGGGCGAGAACGACCGCGGCTACGCCGTGGACGGCGCGCCGGTCGCCGCCGACGGCAAGGTGATCGTGGGCGTGAGCGGCGCCGAGTACGGCATCCGCGGCTTCGTGACGGCGTACGACGCCGCGACCGGCCGGCAGGTCTGGCGCTTCTACACGATTCCGAGCCCGGCCGAAGGCGGCTGGTGGGGCAAGTGGGCCGAGACCGACGCGTTCGGCACCAACCTGAACCGCGACATCGCGCGGGAGAAGGCCGACAGCGCGCGCTATGCCGACGCCTGGAAGACGGGCGGCGGCTCGGTGTGGCAGGCGCCGGCGGTCGATCGCGACCTGGGGCTCGTGATCTTTTCCGTGGGCAACGCCTCGCCCGACCTCGACTACACCGTGCGCCCCGGCGACAACCTGTACACCTGCTCCATCGTGGCGGTCGATCTCAAGACCGGCAAGCTCAAGTGGTATTTCCAGGAGCTGCCGCACGATGCCTGGGACCTCGACGCGATCAGTCCCGTGGTGCTCATGGACGTGACCGACGCGAGCGGGGCGACGGTGAAGGCCGTAGCGCAAGCCGGGAAGACCGGCTGGGTCTACGTCGTCGACCGCGCCACCGGCAAGCCGATCCGCCGGAGCGATGCGTTCGTGCCGCAGCAGAACATATTCGCGCGCCCCACACCCATGGGTGTCCGCATGCTCCCCGGCGCCAACGGCGGCTCCGAGTGGTCCGCGCCCGCCTACAGCCCCGAGACCGGCTACCTGTATGTGCTCGGCCTGCACCAGCCGATGTACTACAAGCTGGAGCACGAGCCGCTGCTGCCGCCCGCGTTCTGGCTGGGCGGCGCGTTCTTCGCCACCGGCGAGCCGCAGTACGGGCTCTTCACTGCGGTGGACCTCAACACCGGCAAGATCGCGTGGCAGAGTCGCGTGGCCGATCCGATGATCGGCGGCGCGCTCGCCACCGCGGGCGGCGTCGTGTTCACCGGCACCAAGGACCAGCAGGTGCTGGCGTACGACGCGCGCACCGGGCGGCAGCTCTGGAGCTACAAGGCGGACGCCGGCGTCAACGCGCCGCCCATCACCTACGCGGTGAACGGCGTGCAGTACGTCGCCGTGGCCGCGGGCGGCAACTACCAGATCAACGCGCCTCGGGGCGACGAAGTGCTCGTCTTCCGGCTCGACAGCGCGCAGGCGGCGCGAGGCACGTGATGCGGCGTCTCTCTGGCGCGCTCGCCTTCATCACGCTCGCGCTCACGTTCGCCGCGCTCGGATTCGCGACGCCGCTTGCCGCGCAGAACTCCCGCGGGTTAACTGCGCCGCCGTCCTCGGCGCCGACCGCCGACTCGACTGGCTTTGGCGATACGACCGCGGCCGTCGTCGGCCAGAAGGGCCACACCATCGAGGCCGGCCAGGCCACCACGCTGCCGCAGCTGCCCGCCGGCGTCACCCTCGACCTCGTGCGCGAGGGCGACTCGGTCTTCCACGGCGCGGGCCACTGCTTCGCCTGCCACGGCGCCAACGCGCAGGGCTTGCCCGACGCCGGGTCGGCGCTCACCGCCGGGCTCAACTTCGTGCCGATCCAGCCGCGGGCCATCGATTCGCTGGTGAGCGTCGGCATTCCCGAAGCGCTCACCCGCTCGGGCATCCGGATGCCGCCGCGCGGCGGCAAGTCGGATCTCTCCGACGACCAGATCAGGGCGGTGGCCGCCTACGT
It includes:
- a CDS encoding PQQ-binding-like beta-propeller repeat protein, with protein sequence MIARVRAVGVVSLVTTLVIAAGCGRRDANRDVDVAVAGSDSGAAGDTGNAAKASAAGDKTAAGADAALRAAMGKPESWPSYGRDYTNQRYSPLGQITAANVGGLTLAWRYHTGIPHAFEASPVVMDGVMYVSTPLNHVVALDARTGEKRWEFADTLSTTIHCCGAVNRGVAVYGGRVYMGTLDGRLVALDARTGRKQWDVVVGENDRGYAVDGAPVAADGKVIVGVSGAEYGIRGFVTAYDAATGRQVWRFYTIPSPAEGGWWGKWAETDAFGTNLNRDIAREKADSARYADAWKTGGGSVWQAPAVDRDLGLVIFSVGNASPDLDYTVRPGDNLYTCSIVAVDLKTGKLKWYFQELPHDAWDLDAISPVVLMDVTDASGATVKAVAQAGKTGWVYVVDRATGKPIRRSDAFVPQQNIFARPTPMGVRMLPGANGGSEWSAPAYSPETGYLYVLGLHQPMYYKLEHEPLLPPAFWLGGAFFATGEPQYGLFTAVDLNTGKIAWQSRVADPMIGGALATAGGVVFTGTKDQQVLAYDARTGRQLWSYKADAGVNAPPITYAVNGVQYVAVAAGGNYQINAPRGDEVLVFRLDSAQAARGT
- a CDS encoding c-type cytochrome, whose translation is MRRLSGALAFITLALTFAALGFATPLAAQNSRGLTAPPSSAPTADSTGFGDTTAAVVGQKGHTIEAGQATTLPQLPAGVTLDLVREGDSVFHGAGHCFACHGANAQGLPDAGSALTAGLNFVPIQPRAIDSLVSVGIPEALTRSGIRMPPRGGKSDLSDDQIRAVAAYVWAISTVNGEPWPGGHASHDNMIPPGSTAGTSTARPAVAAMRKP
- a CDS encoding cation:proton antiporter, with the protein product MLVLLVFTLALLGAVLLSSRASRTALSTALVMLVVGYLVGPGGLGLVALDPRLPIVAQVAELALFSTLLSEGLGVDIKELRSDWHPAGRALFVGLPLTMLFAALIAHGLLGISWRTAWLLGAVLAPTDPVFAAGLVRRKGVSPALRRLLNVESGFNDGLALPVVLALLPHPGEGPDAAGLLLPLGGGIALGVVLPWVMHRVEQFKLFGIEPEYRATAGFGFGLLVYVVARLTRANSFLAAFSAGITARTVRPELSDAFRGYIEGTADLLKFAGIFVFGALLSPSWLFGVSVWAYVFAVLMLVAVRPVAIAIALIGSELDARERAVAAWFGPKGFSSVLYATLVVAAAPAGGLRFFELAALVVTLSIVAHSSTDVLAARWLGRAESAGDAAHRMPAAAGRS